Below is a genomic region from Treponema sp. OMZ 798.
TGTCTTTAACAGATGCTGTTACCTCAATAAAATCCGAAATAGCCTTCAATACTTCCATCTTATGGAAAACATTTTTTCTTTTTGTTTGGTTCCTAGAACCTTTCCTTTCATATAATTCTCCTTCAGAATATAATATATAATAATTTATCTATATATTATAAATTAAATACACTTTTACCAAAACAAAAAAACAAGTATCTTGTTACACTATAGTACGTATATTTTTTTTAAATGCCTCTACTTGACTTTATAGTTGTTTTTTGCTTTACTGTAGGGTACATGAAAAAAAATATAAGTATTATTTTATTTATTCTTATAGGTTCGCTTTGTTTTTCTCAAAATATAACTACCGCGGGCGATTTGTTTGCTTCAGTTTCCGATAGGTATGCTCAAATACAGGATTATATTGTAGATATGAGCATAAGTTCAGGAAATTCAACACAACAGGCTACGGCCATGTTTAAGAGACCCGATAAGCTGCGCTTGGATTTTAGGGTTCCTGAAGAGCAATGCATAGTTTTTAACGGAAACACTCTTTCAATTTACCTGCCCCAATACAGAACCATTTTGACTCAGGATGTCGAACAAAGCAATGCCGGAGGTTCTTCACTGGCAACCCCTCAAGGCCTTTCCCTTATGAAAAGAGGTTACACAATTCAATACGATGCGACATCGGCTCCGCAGCCCTTGGAAGAAGGCTCCTCTGAAAACGTTATAATATTATTGATGAATAGAAAATCTGCAACCGAGACCTTCAAAACTCTTCGCGTTATGATTTATCCTGACGGTAAATTAATACGCCGAATTGAGGCAATACCTGTTTCAGGCGGTAAAATTACATTCGATTTTTATAATTACAGAATAAACGCAGGAGTAGGCAGCAGAAACTTTGTTTTTGATGCTCCTTCTACAGCAAAATCCTTTAATGATTTTCTTTTTGTCGATTAATTTGGTATGGGAGATAAATAATGAACGAAATCGGAAAATTACTCACCGAAACAAGAATAAAAAAAGATCTTGAGCTTGACCAAGTTGCAAGAGAAACAAATATAGCCAAAAGGTACTTGGAAGCCTTGGAAAGCGATGATTATAGCGTTTTCCCCGCAGAGCCGTATATCGTAGGTTTTTTGAGAAATTATTGTGAATATCTGGACCTTGACCCCGAAGAAATAACCAATCTTTATAAACAGATTAAAATACAGGAAACCTCTTTGCCCCCCGATGCCCTATTAGAAAAAAGAGGCTTTGCTTTGTCTAAACCCCTTATTATAGGCTTTGGTGTATTGGCAGCTATTGCATTAATAATTATAGTAGTTTTTTTTGCAATTAAAAGCTGGATACCGGCAATACAGCAAAAACGCAGCCGGGAAAATGCTGTAACCGAAGTCCGGGAAACAAGGGAAGCAAAAACATATGAAATAAATCAGCAAAAGTATGAACAAAGAGTATTTGAGGGTGATGTTTTAAAATTAAGCATAAAAGATAAAGAACACAAGATTGAGGTAGAAAAAATAAGCCCTAAATTAAACTTAAAAACCGGATTGGGAAATCAAATCATAAGCTTAGGACAGACAGTAAAAATAGATCTTGATAATGATTTGACACCGGATATAGAAATTACTTTAGAAGATATCGATAAAAGTAACTCAGAATCCGGAGCTCTGGTATCTATCTTGACCGGAAATAATATTGCACAGGGAACACCCTCTGCAGGAACGGACTTAGTCGTTTCCGAAGGAGACTCTCAAGCATCTGCTGCTTACAAGGTATTGTTTGAAAGCGGGTCTGCCTATCCCGTAACCCTAAATGCTACATTTAGGGGCTACTGCCTATTCAGACATGAGGCGGACAGAGCTAACAGGGAAGAAAGATACTATCAAAAAGCCGAACAGCTTACCGTTCAAGCCAATAACGGTCTAAGAATTTGGGCATCCAACGGAAATGCAGTAAAACTCCAAGTAGTTGCAGGCGGTAAAACAGTAGATTTGGAAGTCAGCCGGCCGGGAGAAGTTATCGTAAAAGACCTCAAGTGGATACGGGACGATGAAACCAAACGCTTTAAATTCATAGTTGTAGATGTCGATTAAAATAGATGCTTCAAAAAAAATTTTTTATGGACTTGCACGGCTGTGCAAAAAACCAGGTTGATGCAGAGCTTATAATAGGGATAATGGATAATTTATCGTGGGAAAACACCTCCAACCCCGATGATGCCGATCTTATCATAGTAAATTCTTGCGGATTTATTAATTCTGCAAAGGAAGAATCGATAAATGCCGTATTACAGGCTAAGGCAGCCCACCCTAAGGCTAAGATTCTCTTAGCAGGATGTTTGGCAGAGCGTTATGCCGAGGTGCTTAAAAAGGATTTACCTGAAGCAGACGGTATTTTTGGCAACGGAAACCTTTATCTATTGCCCCAATTAATAGAGACTATGTTTTCTAAACATACCTTGCCCGAAAAAAGCAGCGAAAAAGCCCTTGTTCCGCCTCAAACAGGAGTCTGCGGAGGGGAAAGACCTAAGATACTTAACTTTCCGCGTTCTGCCTATATCAAAATAACCGAAGGCTGTGATAATTTTTGCAGTTTTTGTGCCATCCCCCTTATCAGAGGCCGGTTAAGAAGCCGATCTGTAAAAGACATCTGTGATGAAATAAAAGCCTTTTTAGAAAAGGGCTTTTATGAATTTAACCTGATCGGACAAGACCTAGCCGCCTATCAAACAGGAAAAGATGACCTAAAAAAGGCTGAATTGCATAAAAAAAACTACTCCGGCTTAGCCCTCCTTTTAAAGAGCATTTCTGAAATAAACGGCAATTTTAAGATAAGATTACTCTACATTCATCCGGACCATTTTCCGCTTGACATTCTTCCTATAATGACGGCAGATACTAGATTTTTGCCCTATTTCGATATTCCCTTTCAATCAGGGGCACAAAAAATAATAAGGGCTATGAACAGAAAAGGCTCTGCCGAAGTTTACCTTGATATCGTAAAGAATATAAGGGAAGCGTTTAAAAAAGCAAACAGTCCATATGGAGAACCTCAAATACGGACAACTTTTCTGGTAGGCTTTCCGGGTGAAACGGATGAGGACTTCAATGAAACTATCGCCTTTTTAAAGAACTTAGAACCTCTTTGGTCGGGAGGCTTTACATATTCAAGGGAAGAAGATACTCCTTCATACTCTTTTAAAGGAAGAGTCTCACAAAAAACAGCCGAATTCCGCCTTGCCGAAATACAAAATATCCAAACCTCCATAACCGAAAAAAAGCTTGATTCTTTTATAGGAAAAGAAATAGAGGTCTTAGTAGAAGAGCTTATTCCGGCAGATCGGCTTTTTGAATTTAATGAGGATGAAGAGACGGAACTTGAAGAGGATACAACATTCTTAGCCCTTGGGCGGACCTGGTTTCAAGCACCTGAAGTTGACGGAGCCGTCATTTTAAGCTTTGACTTAGACAAAAAAGACACGGACGGAAATACCATAGTCCCCGGCTCCATTGTAAAAGCAAAAATCTTAGCCAGAAACGGTTTTGATTTGGAAGCTCTAGCCGTTTAAAACTTATCCATAAAAAATATCATAATTTATAAAGCCTTATAAAAACACGCCGATACTGTAATGAGGTATAATTAATTCGGCCTTAGAATATTTTAGAGGGTTTACTAATTCTTCATAAATATGATAAAATAGGTATTGGAGATTTAAATTGCGTACGAGTTTAAAAGTTCTTATAAGTTTAGTCATCTCTTTAGCTGTATTTTCAGGTCTTTTGTTTTTAACAGCCTCAGATTATGAGTCTTTTACGGAAACAAAAATATATAAGCCGGCCATCTTACGGCATGTCAATGAAAATCTGGAAGAGATCGAAAGAGCTTTTATAGCATGGAATGAAACAAATACCGAGCTATTTAAAAATTTTCTTCGTGAAGAATCATTAATGTCGGCTGTAAAGCAAGATCAAGACCGATCCGACATAGAAGAAAGAAATAACGTTATTGCAAAAATAATATCGACCATCCCCGGATTTGCAGGATTGAGAATAATCGACTCCCAATACCAAAAAATCCACTTTAGTACCTTTCCGGAAGACATTCTAAACAAGACAAACTCAATGCTTTCATATAAGAAGTATAACGATACAGGTAATTTGATTCCATACCAGCATATAGCATCTGCAGACAAGTCGGAAGTAAAAATTACGGCCTCAACAGCTTTTGATGTGATTCTATATTGTTTGCCTTTTTACGATACCTATGATGTATATAGGGGAACGGCCGTTTTTTATATCTCAGGAAACAGCTTTTTATATCATTTGGTTTCGCAAAATATCCTTTCAATCAGTGACGGTTTAGCCCTCCTGTCCGATGAAGCCCATACCATAATAGGTATTTTGACAGGTAACCATAATGTTGTTTCTCCGGAATTAAAAGAAGTCGTTCTTAATGACTGGGAAAGGGTACCTCAAACTTTACGCATAATAGGCCTTGAAGGAGAGGATCGCTGGGTTCTTATCACAAAAAAATCCGACTTTGGTTATATAGGCCGTATAACCGAAAAGAACGTTTTTATGTTTCCCATGGCCGTCAAATATTTTTTGGTTTTTACGGTATTTGTAACCATCTTTTTAATGTTCTTTTTATTATTAAATTTAAAGAGAAATAAACTATTTGTTGCACAAAATAAAATTCAACAACTGCATTGGTCCATCCTAAAAAACTATTTAAAAACATCTCAAAAAGAAAATTGGGCAGAACTTCAAAAAGAGCTTGAGTATCATAGGCATGAGGTAAATGCGGAAATAAAGAAGGGCTTAGGAAAAAAAGCGCTTGAGACAAAGGGAAAAGAAATAGATGATTTCTTGCAAAATAGTTGGCAAGAAATATTTGACATTATAAATAAAACCTCAATAAACAAATCCCTCAGCCAAGACCTAAAAAATATAAAAGCTGAAGAGCTGATAAATCTATTGATGGAAGCGGTAAAAACGCAAAAAGATGGTTCCGATAAGCCAACACCGGCTGCCGAATCGTCAGAATCGCCCGATCGGCTCTCTGAGGTTGAAAAACTTGACGAGATAGAAGAAGTTGAAACTGTTGAAGAACTCGATGAGATAGAAGAAGCTGAAACTGTTGAAGAACTCGATGAGATAGAAGAAGCTGAAACGGTTGAAGAACTCGATGAGATAGAGGAAGTTAAAACTGTTGAAGAACTCGATGAGATAGAAGAAGCTGAAACTGTTGAAGAGCTTGACGAAGTAGAAGAAGCTGAAACGGTTGAAGACCTCGATGAGATAGAGGAAGTTGAAACTGTTGAAGAACTAGATGAAGCAGAAGAAGCTGAAACTATTGAAGAACTAGATGAAGCAGAAGAAGCTGAAACGGTTGAAGAGCTCGATGAGATAGAGGAAGTTGAAACTGTTGAAGAAGTAATCGATGAAATAGAAGATATCGATGACCCAATGCTCCGCTTAAACGATTTAGGATATACTATTTCGGGTTTGGATTTTTCGGAACTTGATGTCCCTATTTCGGAACTGGAAAAAATAGAAGCTAAAAAGGTTGAATACATTACTGACGATTATAGCCCTATACGCTCAATGTGGGGAAAATATGACGACAGTCCCATCTTGGGAACTCTGGATGTAGTAGGAGAAAGTGAACCTGTTCCTTTGCTGGATGTAAACGAAGAGCAAACAATAGTAAACGAGGACGGTGTCTTTATTATCCGTAAAACAGAACCGGTAAAACCTGAAAATAAAGATTTTAAGGCTCTTGTTGACTCAGTACTTAGATAGCACCAAAATGCAAACAATTTTAGACAATTTTAAAAGGTTTCTTTTTATTTTATTTTTTTTTATAGCTTGTTTAAGTATTGTACCATGCCAAAATAGAAACAAACTTGATACCTTTAATTTTAACCTTGATAATCCATGGCTTAGTCTAAAAGCTATCCAAACTGCCTATCCGGATCTTGTAAAGAATATTTCCTTTGATTCGGAATTAAACGATTGGTTTATAACGATAAGAAATCAAAATTTGTATTGGGCAGATGGGAGACTTTTACCGAAAAAAGATCTTAAAAACAAACAAAGATGGGCCCCTATAATTTCTTATTTTTATTCTGATGAAATACAAAATCCTAAAGACTTTTCTGAAGACCTTATATCGGCATTAAAACCTGAAAGTCTAATAAAGAATCGAAAAGTAACCCCTCCTCCAAATTACACCTTTTTTATGCTTTTATTTAATGGGAAAAACCGCAAAGAGATTATAAAGCAAATACGCCGATCACGTTTCTTGGGTTATGATGTCTGGGTGCATCAACGTGTTGTAGGGCCTTTAAGGCGTGTTCAAGCAAAAATATATGAAGCCCAAAAAACAAACACGGAAGTTAAAAAATTTTTAAAAGAACTAAACCAGTGTTGGAGCTTTAACTGGAGGGTTATAGCAGACTCCGGTAAACTTAGCAACCACAGCTGGGGCTCGGCTATCGATCTTTTACCGGCAAACTACAGAAACAAAAAAATCTATTGGTTTTGGGAAGCGGCCAGGAATGATTATTGGATGAAAATAATGCCCTACAGAAGATGGATACCTCCTAAGGCCGTAATAGATGCTTTTGAAAGTGAAGGTTTTATCTGGGGCGGTAAATGGACCCTCTGGGATAATATGCATTTTGAATACCGCCCCGAACTTTTATATATCCGGAATTTTGTTCTATATTCGGAATTTAATACATTTATAGCACAGGACACAAAGAAGTTATATCAAAAGCCTGAAACGGAAACAATTACACTTGATAAAAAAATACCACCGCAGCTTGCAGATATTTTTCAAATGGCAGAATTAGTAAAATTTACCTTATCCTTTTCCAATAATCTGATGTCCTTTTACGGTATCGGTGATAAAGCTCAAGAAAATCATATTGAGGAAGAAAATATAGAAGAACCTCAAGAACCAAAATACCTGGAGGAAATGATTGATTAAGATTATTTTAGGAATATTTATAATTGCAATATCCTTTTTAGTTGGACTTATTATCGGAAAATATAAAGAAAGGAGTTTGAATCTAAAGAATTTAAAAGAAGCCAGAAAGGATGCCGTAAAACGCTCAAGAGCAATATTAAACGGACAGCTTTCAGAGCAGCTCGCACCGTTTTTTCCCGGTTTTCCTGCAGATCCCACCGAGATACATTTTATCGGTAAGCCGATAGACTACATAGCATTTAACGGATCATCTCAAGGCTCCATCAAAGATATAAGCTTTATAGAAGTAAAGACAGGCTCATCATCTTTGAGTGCCGTTGAAAGATCATTAAAAGATGCTGTGGAAAAAGGAAAAATAAAATATGTAGAATACAGGGTAGATAGAGATTTTAGATTAAACCGTATAAAAAAGCAGTAAAATGAATAAAAATACATATTTTTCTTAAAAATACTTGACAGTTTTTATTTAATTTGATAGATTATATCCACACACAGAAAAGATACACATACTACTTCAAAAAGACCCCCCGTATCCTCCTTTCGGGGGTTCTTTTTCTTTATTCGTGCGGAGGGTTTAATACCCTGACGCTCTGCGTCGGGGTTGTTGATTTTGATCAAGAATTTATTCTACCTTATAAAAAAATCCTTATCTATAATTTCAACAGAAATCTCATCATTCCCAAAAACCGAAATGGAATTATCTTTATAAAATAAAAAACAGGCGGGCATTTTAGGTCTGCCGATAAGAGGGAACTCTTCCGCCGCCAATTTTTGTAAAAGAGCTCTTGTTTTTTCTTCAGCTAAAACATAGCCGGAAGTAGAAAGAGCATCTGCAAGGGCAGAGCTTTCACTCATAATGGAAACGGCATTTAAATCGTTTTGTACAGGATAACCTGTCTTTGAATCAAAGATATGATGATAAAGCACACCGTCTTTTTTTATAAATCTTTCATAATTCCCCGATGTTACAAGTGAAGCATCTTGAAGATCCATACTGACAACAGAATTATTCCTACCGATTATAGGGTTCCTCAAAGCAACCTTCCAAGTTTTCCACGACGGATTTTTACCTGAGGCAAGAATATTTCCGCCTAAATCTATTAAAAAATCCTCTATACCATAATCCAAAAGAATTTTTGCAATCTTATCGGCAGCATAGCCCTTTGCAATCCCGCCAAGATCCAGCCTCATACCTTCTTTTTGCAAAAATACCTTGTTTCCGTCACTTAGGATTATATTTTTATAGTCTAAAAGAGGGAGAACCCTTTTAATATCGTCAGGTGAAGGAACGGCCTCATTTTCAAAGCCTATGTTCCAAATTTTGACTAAGGGGCCTATGGCCGGATTAAAGGCGCCATCGGTAAGCTCTGCCATCATAAGGGAAATTTGCAAAAGCTCGTATAATTCCGGCGAAACCTCCATAGGAGAAAGACCGGCCGCTTTGT
It encodes:
- a CDS encoding Holliday junction resolvase-like protein, which encodes MIKIILGIFIIAISFLVGLIIGKYKERSLNLKNLKEARKDAVKRSRAILNGQLSEQLAPFFPGFPADPTEIHFIGKPIDYIAFNGSSQGSIKDISFIEVKTGSSSLSAVERSLKDAVEKGKIKYVEYRVDRDFRLNRIKKQ
- a CDS encoding MiaB/RimO family radical SAM methylthiotransferase, with protein sequence MDLHGCAKNQVDAELIIGIMDNLSWENTSNPDDADLIIVNSCGFINSAKEESINAVLQAKAAHPKAKILLAGCLAERYAEVLKKDLPEADGIFGNGNLYLLPQLIETMFSKHTLPEKSSEKALVPPQTGVCGGERPKILNFPRSAYIKITEGCDNFCSFCAIPLIRGRLRSRSVKDICDEIKAFLEKGFYEFNLIGQDLAAYQTGKDDLKKAELHKKNYSGLALLLKSISEINGNFKIRLLYIHPDHFPLDILPIMTADTRFLPYFDIPFQSGAQKIIRAMNRKGSAEVYLDIVKNIREAFKKANSPYGEPQIRTTFLVGFPGETDEDFNETIAFLKNLEPLWSGGFTYSREEDTPSYSFKGRVSQKTAEFRLAEIQNIQTSITEKKLDSFIGKEIEVLVEELIPADRLFEFNEDEETELEEDTTFLALGRTWFQAPEVDGAVILSFDLDKKDTDGNTIVPGSIVKAKILARNGFDLEALAV
- a CDS encoding FAD:protein FMN transferase codes for the protein MLKHLKFFFFFLVLLIFSCTPARSEYSKTWFSLGTVCRVRILTSEPKKKAEAALEKVYETLLRLDSIFNANTDKLSVENNNLKGLTAAEESELERLNKAAGLSPMEVSPELYELLQISLMMAELTDGAFNPAIGPLVKIWNIGFENEAVPSPDDIKRVLPLLDYKNIILSDGNKVFLQKEGMRLDLGGIAKGYAADKIAKILLDYGIEDFLIDLGGNILASGKNPSWKTWKVALRNPIIGRNNSVVSMDLQDASLVTSGNYERFIKKDGVLYHHIFDSKTGYPVQNDLNAVSIMSESSALADALSTSGYVLAEEKTRALLQKLAAEEFPLIGRPKMPACFLFYKDNSISVFGNDEISVEIIDKDFFIR
- a CDS encoding outer-membrane lipoprotein carrier protein LolA, with translation MKKNISIILFILIGSLCFSQNITTAGDLFASVSDRYAQIQDYIVDMSISSGNSTQQATAMFKRPDKLRLDFRVPEEQCIVFNGNTLSIYLPQYRTILTQDVEQSNAGGSSLATPQGLSLMKRGYTIQYDATSAPQPLEEGSSENVIILLMNRKSATETFKTLRVMIYPDGKLIRRIEAIPVSGGKITFDFYNYRINAGVGSRNFVFDAPSTAKSFNDFLFVD
- a CDS encoding helix-turn-helix transcriptional regulator, with the translated sequence MNEIGKLLTETRIKKDLELDQVARETNIAKRYLEALESDDYSVFPAEPYIVGFLRNYCEYLDLDPEEITNLYKQIKIQETSLPPDALLEKRGFALSKPLIIGFGVLAAIALIIIVVFFAIKSWIPAIQQKRSRENAVTEVRETREAKTYEINQQKYEQRVFEGDVLKLSIKDKEHKIEVEKISPKLNLKTGLGNQIISLGQTVKIDLDNDLTPDIEITLEDIDKSNSESGALVSILTGNNIAQGTPSAGTDLVVSEGDSQASAAYKVLFESGSAYPVTLNATFRGYCLFRHEADRANREERYYQKAEQLTVQANNGLRIWASNGNAVKLQVVAGGKTVDLEVSRPGEVIVKDLKWIRDDETKRFKFIVVDVD
- a CDS encoding M15 family metallopeptidase translates to MTQYLDSTKMQTILDNFKRFLFILFFFIACLSIVPCQNRNKLDTFNFNLDNPWLSLKAIQTAYPDLVKNISFDSELNDWFITIRNQNLYWADGRLLPKKDLKNKQRWAPIISYFYSDEIQNPKDFSEDLISALKPESLIKNRKVTPPPNYTFFMLLFNGKNRKEIIKQIRRSRFLGYDVWVHQRVVGPLRRVQAKIYEAQKTNTEVKKFLKELNQCWSFNWRVIADSGKLSNHSWGSAIDLLPANYRNKKIYWFWEAARNDYWMKIMPYRRWIPPKAVIDAFESEGFIWGGKWTLWDNMHFEYRPELLYIRNFVLYSEFNTFIAQDTKKLYQKPETETITLDKKIPPQLADIFQMAELVKFTLSFSNNLMSFYGIGDKAQENHIEEENIEEPQEPKYLEEMID